DNA sequence from the Oncorhynchus keta strain PuntledgeMale-10-30-2019 chromosome 1, Oket_V2, whole genome shotgun sequence genome:
GTTCTGTGTGGGGGAGGGCAGTAGCTGGAGTTCTGTTTGGGGGAGGACAGTAGCTGGAGCTCTGTGTGGGGAGGGCAGTAGCTGGAGTTCTGTGAGGGGGAGGGCAGTAGCTTGAGCTCTGTGTGGGGGAGGGCAGTAGCTGGAGTTCTGTGTGGGGGAACAGTAGCTGGAGCTCTGTGTGGGGGAGGGCAGTAGCTGGAGTTCTGTTTGGGGGAGGACAGTAGCTGGAGCTCTGTGTGGGGGAGGGCAGTAGCTGGAGTTCTGTGAGGGGGAGGGCAGTAGCTTGAGCTCTGTGTGGGGGAGGGCAGTAGCTGGAGTTCTGTGTGGGGGGAACAGTAGCTGGAGCTCTGTGTGGGGGAGGGCAGTAGCTGGAGTTCTGTGTGGGGAGGACAGTAGCTGGAGCTCTGTGTGGGGGAGGGCAGTAGCTGGAGTTCTGTGTGGGGGGACAGTAGCTGGAGCTCTGTGTGGGGAGGACAGTAGCTGGAGCTCTGTGTGGGGGAGGGCAGTAGCTGGAGCTCTGTGTGGGGGAGGGCAGTAGCTGGAGTTCTGTGTGGGGGAGGGCAGTAGCTGGAGCTCTGTGTGGGGGAGGGCAGTAGCTGGAGTTctgtgtggaggaggacagtAGCTGGAGTTCTGTGTGGGGGAAGGGCAGTAGCTGGAGAGCTGTGTTGGGGAGGACAGTAGCTGGAGAGCTGTGTGGGGGAGGACAGTAGCTGGAGAGCTGTGTTGGGGAGGACAGTAGCTGGAGTTCTGTGTGGGGGAGGGCAGTAGCTGGAGTTCTGTGTGGGGGAGGGCAGTAGCTGGAGTTCTGTGTGGGGGAGGGCAGTAGCTGGAGTTCTGTGTGGGGGAGGGCAGTAGCTGGAGAGCTGTGTGGGGGAGGACAGTAGCTGGAGTTCTGTGTGGGGGAGGACAGTAGCTGGAGTTCTGTGTGGGGGAGGGCAGTAGCTGGAGAGCTGTGTGGGGGAGGACAGTAGCTGGAGTTCTGTGTGGGGAGGGCAGTAGCTGGAGAGCTGTGTGGGAGAGGACAGTAGCTGGAGTTCTGTGTGGGGGAGGGCAGTAGCTGGAGCTCTGTGTGGGGGAGGGCAGTAGCTGGAGCTCTGTGTGGGGGAGGGCAGTAGCTGGAGCTCTGTGTGGGGGAGGGCAGTAGCTGGAGTTCTGTGTGGGGGAGGGCAGTAGCTGGAGCTCTGTGTGGGGGAGGGCAGTAGCTGGAGTTCTGTGTGGGGAGGGCAGTAGCTGGAGATCTGTGTGGGGAGGGCAGTAGCTGGAGTTCTGTGTGGGGAGGGCAGTAGCTGGAGATCTGTGTGGGGGAGGGCAGTAGCTGGAGCTCTGTGTGGGGGAGGGCAGTAGCTGGAGTTCTGTGTGGGGGAGGGCAGTAGCTGGAGCTCTGTGTGGGGGAGGGCAGTAGCTGGAGCTCTGTGTGGGGGAGGGCAGTAGCTGGAGTTCTGTGTGGGGGAGGGCAGTAGCTGGAGCTCTGTGTGGGGGAGGGCAGTAGCTGGAGCTCTGTGTGGGGGAGGGCAGTAGCTGGAGTTCTGTGTGGGGGAGGGCAGTAGCTGGAGTTCTGTGTGGGGGAGGGCAGTAGCTGGAGCTCTGTGTGGGGGAGGGCAGTAGCTGGAGTTCTGTGTGGGGGAGGGCAGTAGCTGGAGATCTATGTCCTGTCTATTGGGGTTAGAAGATAAATGTGTATTATTAAGTACACCATCAGTGTTTTCACGTGAATACCGTACAATAGTTTTCATACTGCGACTACAAAGATTTTCTGAGACATTTCTGGTTCAGTTTTAGTTTTGTTTTACTTAACTAATTTCTACGACTCTATGAACCAGAAGAAGTGTCCCATTTGTAGTCTCAGTGCTTGAGTTCCTTCATgttgagcgttttcttgtttttcagggttttgttttgtttttgagaGAGAAATTAGGCATTTGCCCCCTCCGGATGTGCTCTAGTTTGATGTTCCTttcctgtgcgtgtgtgtgtgtgtgtgtgtgtgtgtgtgtgtgtgtgtgtgtgtgtgtgtgtgtgtgtgtgtgtgtgtgtgtgtgtgtgtgtgtgtgtgtgtgtgtgtgtgtgtgtgtgtgtgtgtgtgtgtgtgtgtgtaaacaccaTGAAGCAGCTCATTAAGCGTTCATAAAGACTGTGATGTACAGCTGTACAACAAAACAACAACTAAACCTGCAGTCAGCTAATCACACCAGAGTATtaggtcacacacacatacatttacatataCACACATGTTTTGCAGATATCACaactttttatttctctctctcccactccgccTCCTTTCCGCTCAGTCTTTAAGACACTCTGTAAAAACAATCAGCCATTCTTCCCTTCAGAGGGTGACATCGTAGGAGAGTACTTCTGAAAGCAGGTGTCTTCCCCTCAGAGGGTGACATCGTAGGAGAGTACTTCTGAAAGCAGGTGTCTTCCCTTCAGAGGGTGACATCGTAGGAGAGTACTTCTGAAAGCAGGTGTCTTCCCTTCAGAGGGTGACATCGTAGGAGAGTACTTCTGAAAGCAGGTGTCTTCCCCTCAGAGGGTGACATCGTAGGAGAGTACTTCTGAAAGCAGATGTCTTCCCCTCAGAGGGTGACATCGTAGGAGAGTACTTCTGAAAGCAGGGGTCTTCCCCTCAGAGGGTGACATCGTAGGAGAGTACTTCTGAAAGCAGATGTCTTCCCCTCAGAGGGTGACATCGTAGGAGAGTACTTCTGAAAGCAGATGTCTTCCCCTCAGAGGGTGACATCGTAGGAGAGTACTTCTGAAAGCAGGGGTCTTCCCCTCAGAGGGTGACATCGTAGGAGAGTACTTCTGAAAGCAGGTGTCTTCCCTTCAGAGGGTGACATCGTAGGAGAGTACTTCTGAAAGCAGGTGTCTTCCCTTCAGAGGGTGACATCGTAGGAGAGTACTTCTGAAAGCAGGTGTCTTCCCCTCAGAGGGTGACATCGTAGGAGAGTACTTCTGAAAGCAGATGTtttttttcctctgtttggtCAGATGCTTTTCCACTGAAACAAGCCAGAATCAATATCACTGATTATACAAGAAAAAAACTGCACTGCCACAAACAGTGACTCTGTGGAAGTGCCAACAGAACCCACGGAAGAACCGGGCAAATGAATAGAATAGATTAGAATAAATAGAATAGAAtcaaatagaatagaatagaataaaatagaatagaataaaataTAATAAAGTAAAATAGATtagaataaaatagaatagaataaaataaaatagaataaaataaaataaaataaaatagatgaACATAGAATAGATTCAAATGAAAAGGAATAGAGTAAATAGATTAGATTAAAATAGATTTGTCaagccctgacctgagtattatttgttttctttgttgttttggttaggtcagggtgtgacatgggtgatgtatgtgtttttgtactgtctaggggatGGGGTTGGTTACCATCTAAGTGTttatatatgtctatggttgcctagattggttctcaattagaggcaggtgtttatcgttgtctctgattgggaaccatatttaggcagccatcttctttgggtatttggtgggttattgtctatgtgatgttgcatgcTTGCACTCAGTATTTATAGCGGTCACGTTCGTCttgttagtttgtttgtttgctttagtgtacttcgtgttttTTTCGTCTTTCATTAAATCATGCATatacaccacgctgcgctttggtctcctcaagACGACGATTGTGACAAGATTAGAATAAAATAGATTAGAATCAAATA
Encoded proteins:
- the LOC127909158 gene encoding uncharacterized protein LOC127909158, translating into MALESCFTKQSQDIDLQLLPSPTQNSSYCPPPHRAPATALPHTELQLLPSPTQNSSYCPPPHRAPATALPHTELQLLPSPTQNSSYCPPPHRAPATALPHTELQLLPSPTQNSSYCPPPHRAPATALPHTDLQLLPSPHRTPATALPTQISSYCPPHTELQLLPSPTQSSSYCPPPHRTPATALPHTELQLLPSPTQSSSYCPPPHRAPATALPHTELQLLSSPTQLSSYCPPHTELQLLSSPTQLSSYCPPPHRTPATVLPHTELQLLSSPTQLSSYCPPPHRTPATALPHTELQLLPSPTQNSSYCPPPHRTPATVLPNTALQLLSSPTQLSSYCPPQHSSPATALPPHRTPATVLLHTELQLLPSPTQSSSYCPPPHRTPATALPHTELQLLPSPTQSSSYCPPHTELQLLSPHTELQLLPSPTQSSSYCPPHTELQLLPSPTQSSSYCSPHTELQLLPSPTQSSSYCPPPHRTPATALPHTELQLLSSPKQNSSYCPPPHRAPATVPPHRTPATALPHTELKLLPSPSQNSSYCPPHTELQLLSSPKQNSSYCPPPHRTPATALPHTELQLLSSPTQSSSYCPPPTQNSSYCPPQTELQLLPSPTQNSSYCPPPHRAPATVLPQTELQLLPSPYSATALSLATKRIS